A single Iodidimonas sp. SYSU 1G8 DNA region contains:
- a CDS encoding formate dehydrogenase subunit delta: MDEVAIVRMANQIAAFFAAAGHDAAIDGIAGHIRSFWDPRMRRALFALVDKGGEGLEPLVLEAAARLRQTERAPSS; the protein is encoded by the coding sequence ATGGACGAAGTGGCGATTGTCAGGATGGCCAACCAGATCGCCGCCTTTTTCGCGGCGGCTGGTCATGATGCCGCCATCGACGGTATCGCCGGGCATATCCGCAGCTTCTGGGATCCGCGCATGCGCCGGGCGCTTTTTGCGCTGGTGGACAAGGGCGGTGAAGGGTTAGAGCCGCTCGTTCTGGAAGCGGCTGCCCGGCTCCGCCAGACGGAACGCGCGCCCTCCTCCTGA
- the tsaD gene encoding tRNA (adenosine(37)-N6)-threonylcarbamoyltransferase complex transferase subunit TsaD, whose product MRVLGIETSCDETAAAVVDSERGILSNIVLSQLDEHRPYGGVVPEIAARAHIDHLDGLIREAMETAGVSYADLDGVAVTSGPGLIGGVMVGLMTAKAVASAHGLKFVAINHLEAHALAVRMTDKVAFPYLLLLVSGGHCQLLVVEGVGRFRRLGTTIDDAVGEAFDKTAKLLGLGYPGGPAVEAAAQAGDPARFHLPRPLIGRDDCHFSFSGLKTAIRRETERLGVPTDQDKADLCAGFQAAAGDVLADRTRRAMVIFNEMTGGANRTFVISGGVAANKYLRARLGVLCEQQDFAMVCPPISLCTDNGAMIAWAGLERLALGMTDTLEAPARARWPLDPDAPAAMGAGVKA is encoded by the coding sequence GTGCGCGTCCTCGGCATCGAAACCAGTTGCGACGAAACCGCCGCCGCCGTCGTGGACAGCGAGCGGGGCATCCTATCCAATATCGTCCTCAGCCAGCTCGACGAGCACCGTCCCTATGGCGGCGTGGTGCCGGAAATCGCCGCGCGCGCCCATATCGATCATCTCGATGGTTTGATCCGCGAAGCGATGGAGACGGCGGGCGTGTCCTATGCCGATCTGGACGGCGTGGCGGTCACCTCCGGGCCGGGGCTGATCGGCGGCGTCATGGTCGGGCTGATGACGGCGAAGGCCGTGGCCAGCGCGCATGGCCTGAAGTTTGTCGCGATCAATCATCTGGAAGCGCACGCACTTGCCGTGCGCATGACCGACAAGGTCGCGTTTCCCTACCTGCTGCTGCTGGTCTCCGGCGGCCATTGCCAGCTGCTGGTGGTCGAGGGCGTCGGCCGGTTCCGCCGTCTCGGCACCACAATCGACGATGCCGTCGGCGAGGCCTTCGACAAGACGGCCAAGCTGCTGGGCCTCGGTTATCCCGGCGGTCCCGCGGTGGAAGCCGCCGCGCAGGCTGGCGATCCGGCACGGTTTCACCTGCCGCGGCCGCTGATCGGCCGGGATGATTGCCATTTCTCCTTCTCGGGCCTGAAGACGGCGATCCGCCGCGAAACCGAACGCCTCGGCGTTCCCACCGATCAGGACAAGGCGGATCTGTGCGCCGGTTTCCAGGCCGCGGCGGGCGACGTGCTTGCTGACCGGACACGGCGCGCCATGGTCATCTTCAACGAGATGACCGGCGGGGCGAACCGGACCTTCGTGATCTCGGGCGGCGTCGCGGCCAACAAATACCTGCGTGCGCGCCTGGGCGTGCTGTGCGAACAGCAGGATTTCGCGATGGTGTGCCCGCCCATTTCCCTCTGCACGGACAATGGCGCGATGATCGCCTGGGCCGGGCTGGAACGCCTGGCCCTGGGCATGACCGACACGCTGGAGGCGCCGGCCCGTGCCCGCTGGCCGCTCGATCCGGATGCGCCCGCCGCCATGGGCGCGGGCGTCAAAGCCTAA
- a CDS encoding propionyl-CoA synthetase — protein sequence MSQYDTAYASASRDPDAFWADAARHVHWEKPWDRVLDDSRAPFYRWFAGARVNTCYNCLDRHVEAGRGEQDALIYDSPITGTIRHFTYRELLARVAKAAGGLAALGVGKGDRVIIYMPMVPEAIIAMLACARIGAVHSVVFGGFAAHELATRIDDATPKVILSASCGIEPGRVVPYKPLLDKAIALSAAKVGACVILQREQAPAALIEGRDVDWAEWEAAAAPAGCVTVDATDPLYILYTSGTTGEPKGIVRDNGGHLVALAWSMRNIYGVEPGEVFWAASDVGWVVGHSYICYGPLLNGNTSILFEGKPVGTPDAATYWRLIERHQVKVMFTAPTALRAIKQQDPDGQLAGNFDLSRFAALFVAGERGDPDTIRWAERTLGVPVIDHWWQTETGWPINANHRGLGFYPVKHGSPGKPAPGFDVQVVDEAARPVAAGETGAIVIKLPLPPGCFPTLWGHDEAFREKYLTDFPGFYKTGDAGFIDEDGYLFVMSRTDDVINVAGHRLSTGAIEEVLGGHGDVAECAVFGVADPLKGQVPLGLVVLKAGTNRHHAEIIRELVALVRDQIGPVAAFKTAAVVPRLPKTRSGKILRGTMQKIADGAPWAMPATIDDPATLDDVGVALRGAGYAPDQKAEPA from the coding sequence ATGAGCCAGTATGACACAGCCTATGCCAGCGCAAGCCGCGACCCTGATGCCTTCTGGGCCGACGCGGCGCGGCATGTTCACTGGGAAAAGCCCTGGGACCGCGTACTGGACGACAGCCGCGCGCCCTTTTATCGCTGGTTCGCGGGCGCCCGGGTCAACACCTGCTACAATTGCCTCGACCGTCACGTGGAGGCCGGACGCGGCGAGCAGGACGCGCTGATCTATGACAGCCCGATCACCGGCACGATCCGTCATTTCACCTACCGCGAGCTGCTGGCGCGCGTCGCCAAGGCGGCTGGCGGTCTGGCGGCGCTCGGGGTGGGCAAGGGCGACCGGGTCATCATCTACATGCCAATGGTGCCCGAGGCGATCATCGCCATGCTGGCCTGCGCCCGCATCGGCGCGGTGCATTCGGTGGTGTTCGGCGGGTTCGCCGCGCATGAACTGGCGACGCGCATCGACGATGCCACGCCCAAGGTGATCCTGTCGGCCTCCTGCGGCATCGAGCCGGGCCGGGTCGTGCCGTACAAGCCGCTGTTGGACAAAGCCATCGCGTTGAGCGCGGCCAAGGTCGGCGCCTGCGTCATCCTGCAGCGCGAACAGGCCCCTGCCGCGCTGATCGAAGGCCGCGACGTCGACTGGGCCGAGTGGGAAGCCGCCGCGGCGCCCGCCGGGTGCGTCACCGTGGACGCGACCGATCCGCTGTACATCCTGTACACGTCCGGCACCACGGGCGAGCCCAAGGGAATCGTGCGCGACAATGGCGGACACCTGGTGGCGCTGGCCTGGTCCATGCGCAACATCTACGGCGTCGAGCCCGGCGAGGTCTTCTGGGCGGCCAGCGACGTGGGCTGGGTGGTCGGCCATTCCTACATCTGCTACGGGCCTTTGCTGAACGGCAATACCAGTATCCTGTTCGAGGGCAAGCCGGTCGGCACGCCAGACGCGGCGACCTACTGGCGCCTGATCGAGCGCCACCAGGTCAAGGTGATGTTCACCGCGCCGACCGCCCTGCGCGCGATCAAGCAGCAGGACCCGGACGGCCAACTGGCCGGGAATTTCGACCTGAGCCGGTTCGCTGCCCTGTTTGTCGCGGGCGAGCGCGGCGACCCCGATACGATCCGGTGGGCGGAGCGGACATTGGGTGTGCCGGTCATCGACCATTGGTGGCAGACCGAAACCGGCTGGCCGATCAACGCCAATCATCGCGGGCTCGGGTTCTATCCGGTCAAGCACGGCTCGCCGGGCAAACCCGCGCCGGGATTCGATGTCCAGGTGGTGGACGAGGCGGCGCGTCCGGTCGCGGCCGGTGAAACCGGCGCCATCGTGATCAAGCTGCCGCTGCCACCCGGCTGCTTTCCCACCCTGTGGGGCCATGACGAGGCGTTCCGCGAGAAATACCTGACCGACTTCCCCGGTTTCTACAAGACCGGCGATGCCGGCTTCATCGACGAGGACGGCTACCTGTTCGTGATGAGCCGCACGGATGACGTCATCAACGTGGCCGGACACCGTCTATCGACCGGCGCCATCGAAGAGGTGCTGGGCGGTCATGGGGACGTAGCCGAATGCGCCGTCTTCGGCGTCGCCGATCCGCTGAAGGGACAGGTGCCGCTGGGCCTCGTGGTGCTGAAGGCTGGCACGAACCGGCACCATGCGGAGATCATCCGGGAACTGGTAGCCCTGGTCCGGGACCAGATCGGACCGGTGGCGGCGTTCAAGACGGCCGCCGTCGTGCCGCGCCTGCCCAAGACGCGGTCGGGCAAGATCCTGCGCGGCACCATGCAGAAGATCGCCGACGGCGCGCCCTGGGCCATGCCCGCGACGATCGATGATCCAGCGACCCTGGATGACGTGGGTGTCGCACTGCGTGGCGCGGGTTACGCCCCTGACCAGAAGGCGGAACCCGCGTGA
- a CDS encoding mitofilin family membrane protein codes for MTDTPPAAATPPKATHRKRRMTMPLLLLFLLFGVFIAGVALAPRIIAALPAWMSGEEDGPVAPTTVDSTLASPPPALVPAPAPAPEAEATEPATAAETPAVSPYMAAGDMLGAVQERLAALEDEIERQETQEGHVSAGQVAALGSQINQLFQQVTQQQARLATLEDNAGKKMLQPLTVLALSRLRQAVEQGVPYAGALDGTERLIDAAALPEEGRTGLLTLDAHKTTGVASTAALRDSFAADIPAIIEAESMPANASWWDKTMARIEGIFTVRPTGEVKGQDTPALVARAEAALARGEVDTAVRELQALPPTAALAAADWLHKAQTRQSVIGAVGVLESAVLDTAATDAGGADR; via the coding sequence ATGACAGACACACCACCAGCCGCCGCCACCCCGCCCAAGGCAACGCATCGCAAACGCCGGATGACCATGCCGCTGTTGCTGCTGTTCCTGCTGTTCGGGGTTTTCATCGCCGGCGTCGCGCTCGCCCCCCGGATCATCGCCGCGCTTCCCGCGTGGATGAGCGGCGAGGAGGACGGGCCCGTGGCCCCGACAACGGTGGACAGCACCCTCGCCTCACCGCCGCCTGCCCTTGTCCCGGCGCCCGCACCCGCACCGGAAGCGGAGGCGACCGAACCGGCCACTGCCGCCGAAACACCGGCCGTGTCGCCCTACATGGCGGCGGGCGACATGCTGGGCGCCGTGCAGGAACGGCTTGCCGCACTGGAGGACGAGATCGAGCGTCAGGAGACCCAAGAAGGCCACGTCTCGGCCGGCCAGGTCGCCGCGCTGGGCAGCCAGATCAATCAGCTATTCCAGCAAGTGACCCAGCAGCAGGCACGGCTCGCCACGCTGGAGGACAACGCCGGCAAGAAGATGCTGCAGCCCCTGACGGTTCTGGCCCTGTCGCGGCTGCGTCAGGCCGTGGAGCAGGGCGTTCCCTACGCCGGCGCGCTGGACGGGACGGAACGTTTGATCGACGCTGCCGCGCTGCCCGAGGAAGGCCGGACCGGGCTCCTGACGCTGGATGCCCACAAGACCACCGGCGTGGCATCGACGGCCGCATTGCGCGACTCCTTCGCGGCGGATATTCCCGCGATCATCGAAGCGGAATCCATGCCGGCGAATGCCTCCTGGTGGGACAAGACCATGGCCCGCATCGAAGGCATCTTCACCGTGCGCCCGACCGGCGAGGTCAAGGGGCAGGACACGCCCGCCCTCGTGGCCCGGGCCGAAGCGGCGCTTGCTCGGGGCGAAGTGGACACGGCAGTTCGCGAGTTGCAGGCGCTGCCGCCGACGGCGGCCCTCGCCGCCGCCGACTGGCTGCACAAGGCGCAGACAAGGCAATCCGTGATCGGCGCGGTCGGCGTTCTCGAAAGCGCGGTGCTCGACACGGCCGCGACCGATGCGGGGGGAGCCGATCGATGA
- a CDS encoding uroporphyrinogen-III synthase: MMRILVTRPEDDAAPLAQLLQARGHDVTLEPLLRIRFRDVPLSLDNVQAVLFTSANGVRAAARATPDRSLAAWCVGDASARAARDAGFQSVSSASGDVHALAALVRRLGDPAKGPLVHVAGSAVAGDLAGTLTAAGFNVRRAVLYDSEAATALSEATLGALRAGHIDAVALFSPRTARTFAKLARDAGVEPMLTKVDMLCLSRPVADALGTLPHRHRRVAAEPTQDALIELIA; this comes from the coding sequence ATGATGCGCATCCTCGTCACCCGGCCTGAGGACGACGCGGCGCCGCTGGCGCAGCTGTTGCAGGCACGGGGCCACGACGTCACGCTGGAGCCGTTGCTGCGCATCCGGTTTCGCGACGTGCCCCTGTCGCTGGACAACGTCCAGGCCGTGTTGTTCACCAGCGCCAACGGCGTCCGGGCCGCCGCCCGCGCGACGCCGGACCGAAGTCTGGCCGCATGGTGCGTGGGAGACGCCAGCGCGCGCGCCGCGCGCGACGCCGGCTTCCAGTCCGTATCGAGTGCCTCGGGGGACGTTCATGCGCTCGCGGCACTGGTCCGGCGCCTCGGCGATCCCGCGAAAGGGCCGCTGGTGCATGTGGCGGGAAGCGCGGTGGCCGGCGACCTGGCCGGTACGCTCACCGCCGCCGGATTTAACGTTCGCCGGGCCGTGCTCTATGATTCCGAGGCCGCGACGGCTTTGTCCGAGGCGACCTTGGGCGCTCTTCGCGCCGGCCACATCGACGCGGTGGCGCTGTTTTCCCCGCGCACGGCCCGAACCTTTGCTAAACTGGCGCGAGATGCGGGGGTGGAGCCTATGCTCACCAAGGTAGACATGCTCTGCCTGAGCCGGCCAGTGGCCGATGCCCTCGGAACCTTGCCACATCGGCACAGACGCGTCGCCGCCGAGCCGACGCAGGACGCCCTGATTGAACTGATCGCATGA
- the hemC gene encoding hydroxymethylbilane synthase: MSETTRQRPVRIGTRSSPLALAQAHEVKQRLLAAHTCYAESDIEIVPMSTKGDRIQNRALSELGGKGLFTEEIENGLLDGSLDIAVHSMKDMPTVLPDGLGIICMLEREDVRDTFISDKAPSLAALAPGALVGTASLRRQAQVLRQRPDLRVETFRGNVQTRLRKLHEGVADATLLALAGLNRLGMTDVATAIIDSDTMLPAIAQGALGIEARLGDAEMSRLLLPLDHAGTRHCVNAERALLAALDGSCRTPIAGLATLRDGRIRLRGEILTPDGRLHHTTEREGPVSDAAAMGWDAGEELRRRGGPDFFRT, from the coding sequence ATGAGCGAGACAACCCGACAACGCCCGGTACGCATCGGCACCCGCAGCAGCCCGCTGGCGCTGGCGCAGGCCCATGAAGTCAAACAGCGGCTGCTTGCCGCGCATACGTGCTACGCCGAGTCCGACATCGAGATCGTGCCGATGTCGACCAAGGGCGACCGCATCCAGAATCGCGCCCTGTCCGAACTGGGCGGCAAGGGTCTGTTCACCGAGGAGATCGAGAACGGCCTGCTGGATGGGTCACTCGACATCGCCGTGCACAGCATGAAAGACATGCCAACCGTGCTGCCCGACGGGCTCGGCATCATCTGCATGCTGGAGCGCGAAGACGTGCGGGACACGTTCATCAGTGACAAGGCGCCCAGTCTCGCGGCCCTGGCGCCCGGCGCACTGGTGGGCACGGCCTCGCTGCGCCGTCAGGCACAGGTCCTGCGCCAGCGTCCAGATCTGCGGGTCGAGACCTTTCGCGGCAACGTCCAGACCCGATTGCGCAAGCTGCATGAAGGCGTCGCCGACGCCACCCTGCTCGCGCTGGCCGGCCTGAACCGGCTCGGCATGACCGACGTGGCGACGGCCATCATCGACAGCGACACCATGCTCCCCGCCATCGCCCAGGGCGCCCTCGGCATCGAGGCACGGCTCGGCGACGCGGAAATGAGCCGGTTGCTGCTGCCGCTGGACCATGCCGGAACGCGGCATTGCGTCAATGCCGAACGCGCGCTGCTGGCCGCGCTGGACGGCTCGTGCCGCACGCCCATCGCCGGACTGGCGACCTTGCGCGACGGCAGGATCAGGCTGCGCGGCGAAATCCTCACGCCGGACGGCCGCCTGCATCACACCACCGAGCGCGAAGGGCCGGTGAGCGACGCGGCGGCCATGGGCTGGGATGCGGGCGAGGAACTGCGGCGGCGCGGCGGGCCCGATTTTTTCCGCACGTGA
- a CDS encoding heme biosynthesis HemY N-terminal domain-containing protein, with translation MIRLLFALAVVVVLSAGIAWVADRPGSVAIEFDNHRLDTSVAALAMVGAGLMVLSAVLMLVWRWATQGIWEERKLARHRRGYNELAWGLSALMEGDGKRAERHAKKFESLVGETALSDVLAGQAALAQGDVATARQRFRALEGDRRTRALALHGLFAVDTTEGDRPAMLATAKRAIEQNPRADWAQAGLFDNAVALGDWTAADTALLASLKSGRITEVVFRRRRAVIRLAEARKARAEGHPEAALKLSREASKLDPALVPARLLTAEGYKAKSAIRRARAVIREGWRAAPHPDLAAAWLTLAEPSQPAALYKYVQTLVDERESVDGHLALSRQAMIADLPGPARDHLAAAAALAPQRRVYRALEALEQAQGNEGSARIAAAKAESAPRDPTWHCGQCGHRQSVWSELCGGCGAFGTLDWTPDDRGALLTAG, from the coding sequence GTGATCAGACTTCTCTTCGCCCTTGCCGTCGTCGTCGTGCTCAGCGCGGGCATTGCCTGGGTCGCGGATCGCCCGGGCAGCGTCGCCATCGAGTTCGACAACCACCGGCTGGACACCTCGGTCGCGGCACTGGCCATGGTCGGCGCCGGGCTGATGGTGCTGTCGGCCGTGCTGATGCTGGTCTGGCGGTGGGCGACGCAGGGCATCTGGGAAGAACGGAAACTGGCCCGCCACCGGCGCGGCTACAACGAACTGGCGTGGGGCCTGTCGGCTCTGATGGAGGGCGACGGCAAGCGCGCCGAGCGTCATGCCAAGAAGTTCGAGAGTCTGGTGGGCGAAACCGCCCTGTCGGACGTGCTGGCCGGGCAGGCCGCGCTGGCGCAGGGCGACGTGGCGACGGCGCGGCAGCGTTTCCGCGCGCTGGAAGGCGACCGGCGCACCAGGGCGCTCGCGCTGCACGGCCTGTTCGCCGTGGATACCACCGAAGGCGATAGGCCGGCCATGCTGGCCACCGCCAAGCGCGCCATCGAACAGAACCCCAGGGCGGATTGGGCACAGGCAGGACTGTTCGACAACGCGGTGGCGCTCGGCGACTGGACGGCGGCGGACACGGCGCTGCTGGCGTCCCTGAAGTCCGGACGGATCACGGAGGTGGTGTTCCGCCGACGCCGGGCGGTGATCCGCCTCGCCGAGGCCCGAAAGGCCAGGGCGGAGGGCCATCCCGAGGCCGCTCTGAAACTGTCGCGCGAAGCCAGCAAGCTCGATCCGGCGCTGGTGCCGGCAAGGCTGCTGACCGCCGAGGGCTACAAGGCAAAATCCGCCATCCGCCGTGCCCGGGCCGTGATCCGCGAGGGCTGGCGCGCGGCGCCTCACCCCGATCTTGCCGCCGCGTGGCTGACGCTGGCCGAACCGTCGCAGCCTGCGGCCCTCTACAAATACGTGCAGACCCTGGTGGACGAGCGCGAGAGCGTCGACGGGCATCTGGCGCTGTCGCGGCAGGCGATGATCGCCGATCTTCCCGGCCCGGCTCGGGACCATCTGGCGGCCGCCGCGGCCCTGGCGCCCCAGCGACGCGTGTACCGCGCGCTGGAAGCCCTGGAGCAGGCGCAGGGCAATGAGGGCAGCGCCCGCATCGCCGCGGCAAAGGCCGAGAGCGCGCCGCGCGATCCCACATGGCACTGCGGCCAGTGCGGGCATCGCCAGAGCGTATGGTCGGAATTGTGCGGCGGTTGCGGCGCCTTCGGCACGCTGGACTGGACCCCGGACGATCGCGGCGCGCTCCTGACGGCCGGATAG
- the fdhD gene encoding formate dehydrogenase accessory sulfurtransferase FdhD, whose translation MARPALRRPPRFNAERAMAEGRRGAERVRWHLAEEVPAALTFNQRSSVVMMVTPADLEDFAVGFAVTEGMVPAASAIRGVQALATANGYVIDIRADALTERAGRERVIAGRTGCGMCGVDSLEDAVRPARPIRTGDFPDAGAIARAFQALPDHQPLNGLNHSVHAAGWCAQDGAVRRVREDVGRHNALDKLIGALLRDGLDPADGFVVLSSRCSFELVQKAASVGVACLASISAPTTLALSMAHDAGMMLACRSPEGVVVFERDA comes from the coding sequence GTGGCCCGTCCAGCTCTCCGCAGGCCGCCGCGCTTCAACGCCGAGCGTGCCATGGCCGAGGGGCGGCGCGGCGCGGAACGGGTTCGCTGGCATCTGGCCGAGGAAGTGCCGGCGGCGCTGACCTTCAATCAGCGGTCCTCGGTGGTGATGATGGTCACGCCTGCCGACCTCGAGGATTTCGCCGTCGGTTTTGCCGTGACGGAAGGCATGGTTCCCGCCGCGTCGGCGATCAGGGGCGTCCAGGCGCTGGCCACCGCCAACGGCTACGTCATCGATATCCGCGCCGATGCGTTGACGGAACGGGCGGGGCGCGAGCGCGTCATCGCCGGAAGGACGGGATGCGGCATGTGCGGTGTCGACTCCCTTGAGGACGCCGTCCGTCCCGCACGCCCGATCCGGACAGGGGATTTCCCGGATGCCGGCGCGATCGCCCGGGCTTTCCAGGCCTTGCCCGATCATCAACCGCTCAATGGCCTGAACCACTCGGTGCATGCGGCGGGCTGGTGCGCGCAGGACGGCGCGGTGCGCCGGGTACGCGAGGATGTCGGGCGGCATAACGCCCTCGACAAGCTGATCGGCGCTCTTTTGCGCGATGGGCTCGATCCGGCAGACGGCTTCGTGGTCCTGTCCAGCCGGTGCAGCTTCGAGCTGGTTCAGAAAGCGGCCTCGGTGGGTGTCGCGTGCCTTGCGAGTATCTCGGCGCCGACCACGCTGGCGCTGTCCATGGCCCATGACGCAGGCATGATGCTTGCCTGCCGCTCGCCCGAGGGCGTCGTCGTTTTCGAAAGGGACGCCTGA
- the fdhF gene encoding formate dehydrogenase subunit alpha: MGLLKETDYGTPARAAAAHAVTLEIDGIAVTVPGGTSVMRAAMDAGVKVPKLCATDSLEAFGSCRLCLVEIEGRKGTPASCTTPVAPGMKVRTHTPRLADLRRGVMELYISDHPLDCLTCAANGDCELQDMAGAVGLREVRYGYSGQNHFDAVKDDSNPYFAFDPAKCILCSRCVRACEEVQGTFALTLDGRGFESQIAAGGFDSFLESECVSCGACVQACPTATLIEKSVIDKGQPEHSVLTTCAYCGVGCSFKAEMQGNEVVRMVPQKDGGANEGHSCVKGRFAWGYATHDDRILNPMIRDRIEDPWREVSWDEAIAFTADRMRAIQQQHGRGAIGGITSSRCTNEEVYVVQKMIRAAFGNNNVDTCARVCHSPTGYGLKQTFGTSAGTQDFRSVEKADVIMVIGANPTDGHPVFASRMKKRLRQGAKLIVMDPRRIDLVDSPHVAATCHLPLRPGANVAMINALAHVVVTEGLADTAFVAERCEDDSFAHWAAFIADPRHAPEAVADITGVAAPLVREAARLYANGGNAAIYYGLGVTEHSQGSTMVMGLANLAMATGNIGREGVGVNPLRGQNNVQGSCDMGSFPHELPGYRHVSDDVTRGLFEAAWGAALDPEPGLRIPNMLDAALDGSFRAIFVQGEDIAQSDPNTQHVTAALRAMDCVVVQDLFLNETAAFAHVFLPGTSFLEKDGTFTNAERRINRVRPVMPSKTGLAEWEVACRLSSALGYPMHYASSAEIMDEIARLTPTFAGVSFETLDRLGSVQWPCNEAAPEGTPIMHMDGFVRGKGHFVITEFVATQERSTRMFPLILTTGRILSQYNVGAQTRRTDNVVWHREDVLELHPHDAEERGIADGDRVMLASRKGTTTLHAVITDRMPQGVVYTTFHYPVTGANIVTTEFSDWATNCPEYKVTAVQVTRTNLQADAAAAAE, from the coding sequence GCTCTGTCTGGTGGAGATCGAGGGCCGCAAGGGTACGCCGGCCTCCTGCACCACGCCGGTCGCGCCGGGCATGAAGGTTCGCACCCATACGCCGCGTCTTGCCGATCTGCGGCGCGGCGTGATGGAGCTTTATATTTCCGATCACCCGCTCGATTGCCTGACCTGCGCCGCCAATGGCGACTGCGAGCTGCAGGATATGGCGGGCGCGGTCGGGCTGCGCGAGGTGCGCTATGGTTATAGCGGCCAGAACCATTTCGACGCGGTGAAGGATGACAGCAATCCGTATTTCGCCTTCGACCCGGCCAAATGCATCCTGTGCTCGCGCTGCGTACGGGCGTGCGAGGAGGTTCAGGGCACCTTCGCGCTGACGCTGGACGGGCGCGGCTTCGAGTCCCAGATCGCCGCCGGCGGTTTCGACAGTTTCCTGGAGTCGGAATGCGTCTCATGCGGCGCCTGCGTGCAGGCCTGTCCGACCGCGACGCTGATCGAGAAGTCGGTCATCGACAAGGGCCAACCCGAGCACAGCGTGCTGACCACCTGCGCCTATTGCGGCGTCGGCTGCTCGTTCAAGGCCGAGATGCAGGGCAACGAGGTCGTGCGCATGGTGCCGCAGAAGGATGGCGGGGCCAATGAGGGGCATTCCTGCGTCAAGGGCCGCTTCGCGTGGGGCTATGCGACCCATGACGACCGTATCCTCAACCCCATGATCCGCGACCGGATCGAGGATCCCTGGCGCGAGGTGTCCTGGGACGAGGCCATCGCCTTTACCGCCGACCGTATGCGCGCGATCCAGCAGCAGCATGGCCGCGGCGCCATCGGCGGGATCACCTCCTCGCGCTGCACCAACGAGGAAGTCTACGTGGTGCAGAAGATGATCCGCGCCGCGTTCGGCAACAACAATGTGGATACCTGTGCCCGCGTCTGCCATTCGCCCACGGGCTATGGCCTGAAGCAGACCTTCGGCACCTCGGCCGGCACGCAGGATTTCCGCAGCGTGGAGAAGGCCGATGTCATCATGGTCATCGGCGCCAATCCCACCGATGGTCATCCGGTCTTTGCCTCGCGCATGAAGAAGCGCCTGCGCCAGGGCGCCAAACTGATCGTGATGGACCCGCGCCGGATCGATCTGGTCGACAGCCCGCACGTGGCCGCGACCTGTCATCTGCCGCTGCGGCCCGGCGCCAACGTGGCCATGATCAACGCGTTGGCCCATGTTGTGGTGACCGAAGGCCTGGCGGACACCGCCTTTGTCGCCGAGCGCTGCGAGGATGACAGCTTCGCCCACTGGGCCGCCTTCATCGCCGATCCACGCCATGCGCCCGAGGCCGTCGCCGACATTACCGGCGTCGCCGCGCCGCTGGTGCGCGAGGCGGCGCGGCTCTACGCCAACGGCGGCAACGCGGCGATCTATTACGGCCTCGGTGTCACGGAGCATTCGCAGGGGTCGACCATGGTGATGGGCCTCGCCAACCTCGCCATGGCCACGGGCAATATCGGCCGGGAAGGCGTCGGGGTGAATCCGCTGCGCGGCCAGAACAATGTCCAGGGCTCCTGCGACATGGGCTCGTTCCCGCACGAGCTGCCCGGCTATCGCCATGTCAGCGACGACGTCACGCGCGGCCTGTTCGAAGCGGCATGGGGTGCCGCGCTCGACCCCGAGCCGGGCCTGCGCATTCCGAACATGCTCGACGCGGCGCTCGACGGCAGTTTCCGCGCGATCTTCGTACAAGGCGAAGACATCGCCCAGTCGGACCCCAACACCCAGCATGTCACCGCCGCGCTCAGGGCCATGGACTGCGTCGTGGTCCAGGACCTGTTCCTCAACGAGACGGCGGCGTTCGCCCACGTTTTCCTTCCGGGCACTTCGTTTCTGGAAAAGGATGGCACGTTCACCAACGCGGAGCGGCGCATCAACCGCGTGCGCCCGGTGATGCCGTCGAAGACGGGTCTGGCCGAATGGGAAGTGGCGTGCCGCCTGTCGTCGGCGCTCGGCTATCCCATGCACTATGCCAGCAGCGCCGAGATCATGGACGAGATTGCCCGCCTGACGCCCACCTTCGCCGGGGTCAGTTTCGAGACGCTGGACCGGCTGGGCAGCGTGCAATGGCCCTGCAACGAGGCCGCGCCCGAGGGCACGCCGATCATGCACATGGACGGGTTCGTGCGCGGCAAGGGCCACTTCGTCATCACCGAGTTCGTGGCGACGCAGGAGCGCAGCACGCGCATGTTCCCGCTGATTCTGACGACGGGCCGTATCCTCAGCCAGTACAATGTGGGGGCGCAGACCCGCCGTACCGACAACGTGGTGTGGCACCGCGAGGATGTGCTGGAGCTGCATCCGCACGACGCCGAGGAACGCGGCATTGCCGATGGCGACCGGGTGATGCTCGCCAGCCGCAAGGGCACGACGACACTGCACGCGGTGATCACCGACCGCATGCCGCAGGGCGTGGTTTATACGACCTTCCATTATCCGGTGACCGGGGCGAACATCGTTACCACCGAGTTTTCGGACTGGGCGACCAATTGTCCCGAATACAAGGTCACGGCTGTCCAGGTGACGCGGACCAACCTTCAGGCCGATGCGGCCGCGGCGGCGGAGTAG